Within Homo sapiens chromosome 2, GRCh38.p14 Primary Assembly, the genomic segment TGAGGTTAGTGGTCTCTGAACCAAGCCAGCTCTCCTTCCAGCAGTTCTTAACTATCACATACCTTCTAAAGTCAGATTTTTACTGTTCACTTAGTCCAATTCCTCCCTTTACAGTAAAGGAAATTGAGGTGCCAAAAGGGACAGACATAGCTAGGATCACCCAGTGGACTGATGGTAGAGCAGGGCTTGGAAACTGGTGTGTCCATCTATCTGATGGACAGATGCtctttgtctttcctttctgCCCTTATCCCCACTGGTGGGGCCTTCCACAGTCAGACATGCAACGGCTCCACGCCCCTGCACCTGGCAGCCCGTGACGGCTTGCTGGACTGTGTGAAGGTCCTGGTGCAGAGTGGCGCCAACGTCCATGCCCAAGATGCCATGGGCTACAAACCCATTGACTTCTGCAAAATATGGAACCACCGTGCCTGTGCCCGGTGAGAGTGTGAGAACCACCTGGAGCCTGcccacccccttcccctcccccagccttttCCCTAGGGCCCTCACCACAGCTGAGCCTTTAAGGGGAGGGTTGGGAAGCCAGACAGCTGGAGGATGCGCCTACTGCCCAGGATATTTTGGATGAGGCAATCACCTCATCACCTGGGCTTGGGGGTAAGTCTGCCCAGGTCCCCTGCTCTCTGGGTTGATCACTGCCCTCCTTTCCTGCCCTGGGGCCCCTGGCTCCTCAGCAGGAGGGTGGTGACCAGGTCATCAAGGACTTTCGTCTTTCACCTAAAGGAAGTAGGGAGCCAGAGGGCCCCGGGCAATGGGGATGGCTCATCTTGCTCCTCTCCCTCTGGCCACTCCCCTCATCCCCATCCAAGCCCTCAGCAGCAGCCAGTCTTCCCAGCCCAGGTGGAAGCTCTGTCACTGTGGGATGACACCCCCGCCCTGACCTTGGCACCAGGTTCTTGAAGGATGCCATGTGGAAAAAGGACAAGAAGGACTTTGCCCGTGAGATGACGAAAATGAAGATGTTCAAGAGCCAGCTGACCCTCATGGAGCACAACTACCTGATTGAGTATCAAGTAAGGGGGACAGCAGGGGGGCCAGGGGACAGCTGCTATCCAGGCATGTGAGCAGAGGGGGCAGTGACCCACATATTGTGGAGGAGTGGCTAGAAGCACTCCCACCCTGAAAGAGCCACCCTTTCGCCTGTACTCCCACCGGGTACTCTGACTGAAATTCCGCTCTTTTAAATAAGCCAGTCTTTTGGTCAAAAGTCTTATCCTGTGTTAGAAAGCCAATTTAAGCAAGCTTAAATTCGCAAGTATTTCTGGGCCCCTCCTAGTGTACTGCCTCTTTCAGGATGAGAACCTTCAATGAGACCAAGGCACTGCCTGTAACTGGGGCTCACACTCTGGTTAAAAAGATCCACCCTTCCTTCCAGCAGGCACTGGGCATTCACTCTGTGCTAGGAACCTGCTAGACCCTGAGGTCTAAAGATGAACAATATGTGGTCCCCACGCTCAAGGAGCTTAGAGTCTAGCAGAGGAGGCAGGTTACAGGCCCATCAAGGAGGAGAGGGTCCAGGAGGGTGTCAGGAGGCATGATGCTTAAGAGGAGTCTTGAAAGATGCGCAGCAGTTGGCTATATGAAGGAGGGAAGGGCTAACCAGGCATAAAGAGCAGCCGCATGGAAAGGCATAGAGGCACCTGGGAACATGATGTATGCAGAGAATGAAAACTCAGAGCAGCTGGGGATCAGATGTAAGTTGGAGGCTGACAAGATTTGGCAGGAGCCCACATCAGTGAAGGACCTTGGCTGGGGAAGAAAGGGGATTTTAAGCAGGTGTAATTACATAGGGTGCAAAACCCAGAAAACTCAGAAGATACTGGGAATCTTAAGTGAATCCTGAAATGGGGAGGGCTTTGGGGCTGCTGACTCCGGCACACCGGGTCTGTTTCAGTTCCATTTCTCTCCAGTTCTCAGCCCTATCCTCCTCTGATGTCAGGGTCACCAGTCCTCAGAGTCACACACTGTCCAGAGGAGGCAAGGCCCATCTGTTTCCTGTAGCTCTAACCTTTTCCAGAAGCTCCTTGCATCTTCCCTCATCTCTTATGGCCTCAATTCGATCAAGTGTCCATTCTCGTTCCTTTAGCTAGAACTAAAGGAAAGCCATATGCTGACTGACTTAGGTCTGGGGCAAGGTCTGATGGAATTATGATGATTGGCTTAGCCCAATCAGAGCCTGTGCCTGGAGCTGGGTCAATCTCCAAAGCCTCTGATTGCTTAGCAACAGTCTGGGATAGTGAGACAATGGCGGTGGGGGAGGTTCTATGACAATATATGGAAGGCTCCGTGGAGGCAAGGACAGAGCTAGATTGAGTTGCTGCCACCGGGCCTGGAGAGCCAGCCAACTGTATCCTCCCTACATGACTTCTCAAGGCCCACCACTTCCAAGAAGCGTGTCCACATCAGGCCATCCAgtcctttctgctttctctttccaGGGTCAAGGATGCAGTGTGCACTTCCCATTTGCCTTTTCCCCCATCACACCAGAGACTCTCCTATGGCAGGACATTTCTCTACTATCAGACTGTGGATTCCTTTGGAGAAGAAGGGAATTGTCTTTCTGTAAGACTTGAGGTTTTCCctagggcagggactgtgtctccCATGTCAAGTTGGAGTCTCACCTAGGGCAGAGGCTACATCTCTCCCATCAGATTGGAGATCCCCCCTTTGGGAGAGGTGCTTTGTCTCCCCACTCAGCCCAGGGGCTCCCTTATGGAAAAAGTTGTCTCCCCCATCGGAACACCGGCTCCCATAAGGCAGGTGTTGCTTCCATCAGACTCAGACTTTCCCTCCCATCAGACTCAGAGTTTCCCTCATCCTTCAGACTGTGGTTTCCGAAAGCTACAGCCACAGGACCTCCTTGCCCAGAAGCAGAGGGCAGCAGTCCTCCATGACTCTCTTGTGCCCTCTGTTGTTGCAGAAAGAGCACAAAATTCTCAGAGAAGCTGCTATCAGAAAGTGGCTCCACGGCAAGCTGCACCCAGGCCACTCTCTGGTCTCCAATACCAAGCAAGCCCGGGCCACCGCCCTCTCCAAGACCCCAGAGCAACGGGAATCGCAGCGTTCCAGGAGCTTCCACCCCTCTGTGGATGCACGCCTGCAATGCATTCCACAGCCCACGGAGATGCCCAAGCCCATCTACAGGAAGCCCACGGTCAAGCGGCCCACAATGTGGAATGTTAGCAACAACCCCGCCAGACCCCCCACCACCCAGATCAGCCACTCGCAGGGCATCCGCCTGGGCGTGCATCCAGACCCCACTCCGGAGCACGACTTCAGCAGCTTCCTGGAGGTGAGGCCTGATGGGCACGGCGGTGCGCGGCTGCACACAGTGGACGGCCACTGGGTGGCGCCCGTGCCGCGGCTGCCTTTTGAGGTGCTGCTGCGCATGCTGTACCCACGTGTATGGCCATACAGAATGAAGGTGCCCCAGGGCTTTTACCCCATCAGCATGAGGGAAGTGCCCAGGAAGCGGCACCTGGGTGACAACACCTTCTGGACCGACACTCTGGCCATGAACCTGCGTGACACATTCGATGAAGCCTTCCTGGCAGCTGTGCGATCTCATCAAGGactccccaccctgccctccccacaAACCAACCCATAAAGTTATTATGGCTACCTCTCCCCCTGAGGCAGCCCAGTGAAGGCTGAAGTGTGGCAATTCACGTTGTGGGTGGCGAGGAAAGGGGGAGGGGTGCCTATGGGCTTCCCACTCCCAAGCTCGAGGAGTCACCCTTCCCAATCAAAAGCCCAGACCCCAGgcctcccttttctctgcaaataAATCTCTTGGCACCCCCCCACCGCCGCCAGGAAATCCAAGTTAGGTTGAGAGTGGGGGGTCAGACACTATTCTTCACCTTGGCATTGTAAAAGTTGTCACATTTTGGCACCCCCACTGCCCTCCCAGCCCTAAGGGCCCAGGCTTCCAGGATGGAAGGACCCACTGGGAAATTCTGTTTCTTGTTCAGATTAAGCCCTTCCTGCTGCAGGCTCTAAGCTGAGACCCAGAATGGGGTGGAGGGCAACTAATATGTCCCCCTGGCATGGGCTTCCCTGCTACTCTGGGCTGCCATCCTTATTCCCAGCGGCTACTGAGGTTTCTGCAGTTCAGGGAGGCATGGGCAGTACATcaagggaggggagggatgtGTGGTTTCCATTCGAGTCTATGAAAGCACTTGTACTTCCTCCAGGAAGTTAACTGGCTTCCCTGTATCCCCTTGTACACATCACTacaattcattcattaaacaaacatttattgagtgctttctagGTGCCAGGCACCAAGCCAGGCACTGTTAATACAAAAATTCCAACACaatccttgccctcaaggagcttacagtctactGGGGAGATGACCATTAGGCAGGCAAGTGAGCCCAGAGTGATCTGTGTAGTATGCCAGGGTGGGGGTCGGGAGGAGAGAGTATAGCCAAAGCTCCTTGGAGGAAGTCAAGTCTAAGTTGAGATTTGACAGAGAAAGTACCCTTTCTCTGTGACCAAAAGAAAGGAGGAATCAGAGTGGCAATGGAGAGCCACTGCATCTCTGGATACAGGAGGCTGGGACCCAGAATGCAAGAAGGCAAGTGATGAGACCAGAGAGGTGAGCAGGGACAAGGACACCATGAGTCTCACAAGCCATGCTGAGGGGTCCAGACTTTATCCTGAGGGCAGCAGGGAGCCAAGGAAGGTTTTAGGCCAGAGAGTGACTTGATCAACTATGCAATGCATTTTAGGAAGATAGCTCTGGCCACATGATAGAGAAGCAGTAGGAGGCTGTCACGATAATCCAGGTGAAAGCTGATGACAGTGGGAGTGGCTCAAATCAAGAGATGTTAAGGTAGACCTGACCGTTTTGAGAGATTGGATGTGGtgggcagaaagagaaaacaggaataGAATAAGTTTCCTGTCTGGCTCCTGAGTGATCTCGGGGTCAAGGGAAGTACCCAGAAGGGGCAGGTTTGCAGAAGACAGCAAGTACCATCTGGGCCATGGACCTGAATTGTCTGTGCACCTAGAGGGCAGCAAAACTGTGGTTCAGGTGATCAGGAAGGATGTTGGGGCTGGAGGTCAACTCTAAATTCCTCACCATCCTTGAAACCATCCAGATGGATGGGCTTCCCTAGGGAGCCCACAGCAGAACCCTGAAAGACCCTACTGTGCATGGGCAAGTGGAGAAGCCTGCACGGAAGCCTGAAAGGAACAGCCAGGGAGGTAGGACAACTAGCCACAGAGGTGCCAGGGAAGTGCCATCCAAGAAGCAAGGGGTGATCAGCCATGTCAAATGCTGCCCAGATCTAGTAAGACAGGAAAGGGGTCTGCTGGATTTAGCAAGCCCTGGGAGAACACTGGCAGTAGAGTGGAGGGGGCGAAGCCACATCATCAAGGTGAGGGACCAAGCAGCAGAGGGAGGAAAGTAGGGCCAGCTGTCAGCCCAATGGGAGGATGATGCAGGCTGCCAGTATCCCCTGCCTTGTCTATCCTGGTGTGCATAGGAGAAAAGGGCCTGGCAATCTCGTTCACACTAAGAGGAGACCAACATGTGCTCTTCCTCTCAGGGAAAGGGGAAAGCTGGTATTCTTAAGAGAAGGTAAATGCTAAAGCCAAGGAAATGAAGGGCTATGATGGAACTCCAGGCATGATatagaggaaatattttcaagcaCAGGGGTTTTTCCAGTGGCTTAAATGTATCACATGTGTACAGTTCATCTCTGTACCTGCCAGCCTCACTTTGAGGTATAGAACATGGCCAGAAATGGCTCTCATAGGGACTTCATTCCAATATGTACTGTTGAGCACTTGCAAGGCACTATAGTTGGAGTGCAAGGTCAACAAATGCAGGTCTGTGCCCAAGACCTGGCCTGCCTTCTTAGAAGGCAGATATATCTCCCCAGGAGCCAAGAGTGCACAGACGGGCCAGGGCTTGGATGCTCTTAGAGTGACAAACAGCTTCTCCCATTAgtcccatttctttaaaaacaggcTGCCTggaagctaatttttattttgtttctccttgAGCCTAAGATAGTATTCAGCCAGAAACCACTCCTTTTCCCAGAGGAAGATTTATAAATAGGATATTGTAGATGTTCTTCTGAAAATCTAGCCCAGTCCTAAATTGTCCCCTCTCCTACTCCCAGTTTGACAGTCACGGAGCCTTGGGGAAAGAGATGGAAGAGAGTGCATCAGAGAGGCTGCCTATAGCCCCACTTCCCACTCCTTGAGCAGGCTCAGCTCCTCACCCCTGCCCCCTTCCCATTAAGGGCCACAAGAACAGTCCCTTGGGAAGGGCAAGACCCAAACCCAGAAAAGGAGTCCCTGGAGCAGAAAAGTGAGTCCAGTCCAGAGCAGAAGGTtagcaggaagaaaggaagatgaacTGTCAGGGTATTAAGGCAAACAGTGCCACCTAGAAGCGAAGCTTTATTCAAACGGAAATCTGCACTTGGACAGAAATCACCGTTCAACAGCAAAAACTATTTCTGTTGGACATGCCAAGCCATGGCCCCTCCCCATGGCCACCTGCCCAGAGAACTTGTCACCATCTGCTCTTAAGCTTCACAgaccctgccctgcctgccccagcGGGGCCAGAACCTCCTGACCCACCTTGGAAGGGACAGGGGAGGACTGAGGGACCTCGGCCTCCTGGCTAAGCAGGCTCTGCCACCCTCCTTGGTGCCCTCTGAGGTTACAGCCTCTTGAAGCATCAGATCTGAGCCAAGCTGAGCCCCCCAAGGAGGGTGGGGATGGGGCTCCAGAGTTGAGGGGAAGAAAGCCAGGGCAGGTGGTAGGTGCCTTCCCGACTTCTGGTCCCCACCTGGCATAGAGGCCCAGGGGCCTGACTCTCCTGATCTTGCCCCCCACATCCTGCCTGCATGGGGGTCAGTATATCTTCTGACGACTGGGTAGAATGGCCTCTTTGATGAAGGAGAAGACAACCAGGATCCCTAAGCGTTTGCCCCGCTTGCCTTTGGTGAAATAATTGGAGACGACATCATCTGTGGAGATACAGGCAagaatatgagagagagagagagtgtgtgtgtgtgtgtgcgcatgtgtgtgaaCACGGCCCTCCCAACCCCGAGTCCAGGTGTCTCCAACACAGGGCTAGATTCAGGTTCCCTCAGTGGACCCCTGCCAACCCAGGCCTTGCTGGCTTGCCCCCACCTGGGCCCCTTACAAATCCCTTCTCACCTCCTGGCTGCATGGTAGAGGGCAGGACGTTCTCCCCGGCCGAAAGTGACACAAAAAACGCAAACGGAATTATCCACAGGCAgaaagtgaaataggccaggacCTGGCAACAAGAGAGACTGAGAAGAGGGTGCCCCGGAGGTGCCAagagtgggctgggtgtggtgactgcGTGTTGGTCAAGAGTGCACAGGGGGCCACACCTGATCTCCAAAGGGGGCCCAGGCCTGGGAAGCAGGGAACGCCACCCTCAGACATGGAAATCCTTCTGTGGGGAAAGGTGGAGGCTGAAAATGACTGAATGTGGCCACAAACCCCATATCTTGGTCGCTAGGACAAGCAACTCCCCTGGACTGAAGGAGGCAGACAAAGTGCTAAGCCATGACTGACTGACCCACACCCCCCAAAGAAGTGACCTTGCTCTTCCCAGAGGTTCAAACTGGAGCAGCAGGGTGTGGAGAAATCGTGGGAGAAGAAAACCTTGGCGGCCACTGGGAAAAGCTGGGGCTCAGGGGTGCAGTCCATCCCTGCCCTGTGAGGACTGTGTCAGAGAAGGTCACCCTAGTACCCCTTCCTGACCTCAGGATGACCCCTCGAGGGGGACCCAAAGGACTCACTGAGGAAGAGCAGTGTCCTCCCCACCTCGGCCAAATGAGCACAGTCTGTCCCCATCCACACAGCTTTCTCAAACcatctatgttttgtttttttcaaacatGTAATCCTTGAACAGATTCAGTTTCAAATCATAGCTAAGTTTATAAAGTAAACCATGCAAGTTCCCTTTTACTACCCTGTCCCTGTTAACAGCTGAATGTGCTGGACACTTCTTACCTCTGAGAAGGGATAATATTCTTCTGCAAAAAACTGAAATGCTAGGTAATGATTCACCACCACTAGTCCTGTTGAGGGAATGAAGAGTCAGTCAGTTTAAGGGGAATAACAGAAAGCTGTACTTTTAACTTCAAAAGGCCCTCAGAAGTTGGGAGCCTCCATGGAGTCTTAGGCCTGACTTTACACTCAACTCAGAGTAGGCTACTGCCTAGAACCGTTTCCCATCTGCTAAAATGGGAGAATGAGCCTCAACCTGCCCACTGCACAGGGCATTCTGAGTAAAATTAGA encodes:
- the ANKRD53 gene encoding ankyrin repeat domain-containing protein 53 isoform c (isoform c is encoded by transcript variant 3), which gives rise to MASAGSTARRAGSGSWHSERGEGRGARPQPTPSGSMQQANKVSLKATWTDAESKQPSPSKESDQTAIDQTAIGSYYQLFAAAVGNVEWLRFCLNQSLREIPTDDKGFTAIHFAAQWGKLACLQVLVEEYKFPVDLLTNNSQTPLHLVIHRDNTTVALPCIYYLLEKGADLNAQTCNGSTPLHLAARDGLLDCVKVLVQSGANVHAQDAMGYKPIDFCKIWNHRACARFLKDAMWKKDKKDFAREMTKMKMFKSQLTLMEHNYLIEYQKEHKILREAAIRKWLHGKLHPGHSLVSNTKQARATALSKTPEQRESQRSRSFHPSVDARLQCIPQPTEMPKPIYRKPTVKRPTMWNVSNNPARPPTTQISHSQGIRLGVHPDPTPEHDFSSFLEVRPDGHGGARLHTVDGHWVAPVPRLPFEVLLRMLYPRVWPYRMKVPQGFYPISMREVPRKRHLGDNTFWTDTLAMNLRDTFDEAFLAAVRSHQGLPTLPSPQTNP
- the ANKRD53 gene encoding ankyrin repeat domain-containing protein 53 isoform a (isoform a is encoded by transcript variant 1) produces the protein MASAGSTARRAGSGSWHSERGEGRGARPQPTPSGSMQQANKVSLKATWTDAESKQPSQPLPDLADHLSAQATALARPRRPASLTPPRADPSPSKESDQTAIDQTAIGSYYQLFAAAVGNVEWLRFCLNQSLREIPTDDKGFTAIHFAAQWGKLACLQVLVEEYKFPVDLLTNNSQTPLHLVIHRDNTTVALPCIYYLLEKGADLNAQTCNGSTPLHLAARDGLLDCVKVLVQSGANVHAQDAMGYKPIDFCKIWNHRACARFLKDAMWKKDKKDFAREMTKMKMFKSQLTLMEHNYLIEYQKEHKILREAAIRKWLHGKLHPGHSLVSNTKQARATALSKTPEQRESQRSRSFHPSVDARLQCIPQPTEMPKPIYRKPTVKRPTMWNVSNNPARPPTTQISHSQGIRLGVHPDPTPEHDFSSFLEVRPDGHGGARLHTVDGHWVAPVPRLPFEVLLRMLYPRVWPYRMKVPQGFYPISMREVPRKRHLGDNTFWTDTLAMNLRDTFDEAFLAAVRSHQGLPTLPSPQTNP
- the ANKRD53 gene encoding ankyrin repeat domain-containing protein 53 isoform X1, producing MASAGSTARRAGSGSWHSERGEGRGARPQPTPSGSMQQANKVSLKATWTDAESKQPSQPLPDLADHLSAQATALARPRRPASLTPPRADPSPSKESDQTAIDQTAIGSYYQLFAAAVGNVEWLRFCLNQSLREIPTDDKGFTAIHFAAQWGKLACLQVLVEEYKFPVDLLTNNSQTPLHLVIHRDNTTVALPCIYYLLEKGADLNAFLKDAMWKKDKKDFAREMTKMKMFKSQLTLMEHNYLIEYQKEHKILREAAIRKWLHGKLHPGHSLVSNTKQARATALSKTPEQRESQRSRSFHPSVDARLQCIPQPTEMPKPIYRKPTVKRPTMWNVSNNPARPPTTQISHSQGIRLGVHPDPTPEHDFSSFLEVRPDGHGGARLHTVDGHWVAPVPRLPFEVLLRMLYPRVWPYRMKVPQGFYPISMREVPRKRHLGDNTFWTDTLAMNLRDTFDEAFLAAVRSHQGLPTLPSPQTNP